The following are from one region of the Diceros bicornis minor isolate mBicDic1 chromosome 37, mDicBic1.mat.cur, whole genome shotgun sequence genome:
- the LOC131398979 gene encoding olfactory receptor 2T29-like, which yields MDNTTWVANYTGWSDFFLVGVFSQPKHPAFLCVTIFVVFLMALSGNTILILLIHSDAHLHTPMYFFISQLSLMDMMHISVTVPKMLMDQVMGVNKISAPECGMQMFLYLTLGGSEFFLLAAMAYDRYVAICRPLYYPILMNHRVCLLLVSGCWFLGSVDGFMLTPATMTFPFCRSWEIYHYFCEVPALMKLSCLDTSLYETLMYLCCVLMLLIPVTVISSSYSFILLTIYKMSSAEGWKKAFTTCSSHMTVVILFYGAAVYTYMLPSSYHTPEKDMVVSVFYTILTPVLNPLIYSLRNKDVTGALKKMLNVASLFQETRK from the coding sequence ATGGACAACACCACCTGGGTAGCCAACTACACTGGATGGTCAGATTTCTTTCTGGTGGGAGTCTTCAGTCAACCCAAGCACCCAGCTTTCCTTTGTGTGAccatttttgtggttttcttgATGGCTTTGTCTGGAAACACCATCCTGATCCTTCTGATACACTCTGATGcccacctccacacccccatgtattTCTTCATCAGCCAATTGTCTCTCATGGACATGATGCACATTTCTGTCACTGTGCCCAAAATGCTCATGGACCAGGTCATGGGTGTGAATAAGATCTCAGCCCCTGAATGTGGGATGCAGATGTTTCTCTACTTGACACTAGGAGGTTCAGAATTTTTCCTTCTAGCTGCCATGGCCTATGACCGTTATGTGGCTATCTGCCGTCCACTCTATTATCCAATCCTCATGAACCACAGGgtgtgtctcctcttggtatctGGCTGCTGGTTCCTGGGATCTGTGGATGGCTTCATGCTCACTCCTGCCACCATGACCTTCCCTTTCTGCAGATCCTGGGAGATCTATCATTACTTCTGTGAGGTCCCTGCTTTAATGAAGCTCTCCTGCTTGGACACCTCCCTCTATGAGACACTCATGTACCTGTGCTGTGTCCTCATGCTCCTCATCCCTGTAACAGTCATTTCAAGCTCCTATTCTTTCATCCTCCTCACCATCTACAAGATGAGCTCAGCAGAGGGGTGGAAGAAGGCCTTCACCACTTGTTCTTCTCACATGACTGTGGTCATCCTCTTTTATGGGGCTGCCGTCTACACCTATATGCTTCCTAGCTCCTACCACACACCTGAGAAGGACATGGTTGTATCTGTCTTTTACACCATACTCACTCCTGTTCTAAACCCTTTAATCTATAGTCTTAGGAATAAGGATGTCACAGGGGCTCTAAAGAAAATGTTGAATGTAGCATCTCTCTTTCAAGAAACTAGAAAGTAA